Within the Debaryomyces hansenii CBS767 chromosome E complete sequence genome, the region TTCAAACGAAGTTCTTAGTATTTTGCGCATAGTGCTATATCAAGTTTTGGACATTGGGAGCTATAGGGGAGCTCGGAATGAAACGGTGAATAAGTTTCAAGGTCTTTTCACTTTTTTTGGagattttttgaataagaatttttcagtcGATTCAATTGAGTTATTGTTACGTGATATTAATTCGCAAGTTCTGGTTTTAGTAACCTCTGAAGATCATCAAGAACTTCTattagataattttgaatttaaatctCCCACCGTGGATATAATAACTAACtattttaatattcttatCTATTTGGCCAAATTTAACGACTCtgcaaataatttgatgGATGTGTTAATTGGGGACATATGCAAAAGTgtcgaagaagaaacaataaTGTCTGAACCAAATATTGCTTTTCATATAATTGTGTTGTTTATAAAGAGCTGCCGTGATAAACCTGACAGAATTGGTTCGAATGTAAAAAGCTTGATTACAAATATTCCCTCCTTTATAGAACCACAGTTTGTCGAAACTCCACTTAAAGTGTTGTCAGCATTCCTTGATTCTGGTTGTAATACCAAAGATGGAATTGATTTAAAAGAACTTATAAGTGATTACTTTATTAAAACATCTGTATCAGATGAATCTAAAATCCCACTATTATTAACGGCTGTCTGTAAATCCAAAGACtttgatcaatttaatGTAAAAGCAGACTTTGCTGATATTTATCAGTACTTGCTTGAATTGTCGAGAAAAGACAATATTTCAGAAGGGGAGGCTGCAATTGTATTTGGTTATTCTAATGATCAAGTAATCTTCAAAAACTTGATAAATACAAGCAACACTAATGACGAGCAAGGACTAAAGTTCATTGACTATTTTCTAAAGTATTCTACGGCTGACAATTTGAACCAGGAGAATGAAAAACTTGATTTCTATGGTaatctttttcttatttgctggaagaatattgataagCCCATCTATCAGGACTTCCTTACCGTTTTTGCAAAGAAAGTTTCATCGACGCTATTCATTGAGACGGTTTATCAGTTCACATCACAATCATCGGTTGAAACTGATTTTTCTTCAGCTGCAAAATACTTGTTAAATCTTTCTGAGTCCCCTAAGaatgtattcaaattattgccGCTTAAAAATTACTTTAAAGTAGTTGCAGACGCTGTCGAATATATAAACATTGATTTGTTGGCAATCACAAACCCATTGGAACAAAACATATTTTTAGCCAAAGGAAATTCAAAGGACGATCTTCATCTCGACCTGTCTTTGATTACGATAGGTAAGTTTTTGGTAGAGTTTTCGGATTATTTAGATTCTAATGAATCTAATGAAATGGCTATTGATATATTAGTTACATCTGGAATAATTGCGGAATATATCCAtgattatttctttttgcAAAACGATGATAATCGTCTTATTGTTTTAGATGACCAAATACTGTCTATTAGAACTGATTTGCTTgcaattttcaaaaataatattaaaggTATCAGCTTGTCCAGTTTAGTTCCTATTATTAACGACGATCAATCTAAAaattatgataatgatttatgtCTCGCTACTTTCAATCGTTTGAATAAGGAAACAAGTAAAGGAAGTGGACTCACTAACTTTCTGATTTATTCTGCTaggttgatgaaaatttatttagaTAAACTTGTCGAATTAGAAACCTTTCAATCTTTTGAAGCggatattatcattaactTTAATCGATTATTGTCGTCTCCGTTGAAGTTATCGGTTGTTCTTTTAAGCTTTTCAAAGTTCTTTTTCAAGTCAAATAAGTTTGATAGGATCAGAAACTATCTTGCTGCTGAAATTTTAGGAGTAAAATCAGATACTCAAATTTTAGATGACGGATTAAAATGGTTGACCTTGGTAATTAACTTTTTCAATGCTGACCTTAATGAGCTAGAAAGATGCGAAGTTATTCCTTCCCATCGATTAGCATTGATCCTTAATCAACTTTCAAAATGGTTGGAGTCAGATATTTCTTATAATGAGTCATTTATAACGGTTAGATGTCAGATAGCTCGGTTTTTGAACGGTTTACTACATGGAAATAACGAGAATTTACCAGATAGATTTTGGGGTCTTGCAATCCATTTATGTTTGGATAACCTTGGGATTGCTCAAACTGAACCAAAACACTTGGAATTGCAATACTTTACGTTGAAGTTATTTATTTCCTTGAACAAAGCtcaaaaatatcataatgATGACTGGAATGAAAACAAGGACTCATTACATGAAGAGATATTAGATTTGATAGCAAATCATAGCAACCATTTGCtggatttgaattttaataatcaaCCGGTTCATTTGTGCCATGAACTATTGAAGAGAATTTGTAAGGATTATAAATTCTCAAATGGGCTTCTAAATGATAAATTGACTGATTTGTATGCTTTACTTTCGAATTCTAGATTTATTGGATTGCAAAGAATGGGTGCATCGTTATTACATGAAGTAATTTTAACAAATCAACAGGATTTCGTAGTTGAATATCAATTACAGAAGAGTAATTTGGGTGGCTCTGATAACTTAGAAGATGGAACGGATCAATTCAAAGCTGAAATTCCTAAGGGATTAATAGAGTCAATTCAACTGATTGACGATGTGTTTTCAgattcttttgaatttgatacaTCCTATAGGGTTTCGAGAGCTTTATGGAGTTGgtatttaatatttgatcATTTCAAAGATATCACATATTCTATTAGGTCTGAATATGTCAGTCAGCTTAAGACCGGTGGATATATCGATAAGCTTTTAAGCTTGATCTTCGAAGTGGTAGATGTTGCCAATACTAATGgaattttgaagaagttgcATACGAGTGAAGACTCCAACTCTAAAATCAAAccaaatgataatttaataCAATCATATGACTTAAGCCTGGGAATAGTTGGCGAAGcttttaaatttgaaatgaAGTTTTTGCTCTTacatttgtattatttgtCCTTTCAATATTTAGGGTCATATGTACAAGCTTGGTTTAATGGTATTCGTGATCGTCaattaaaacaaaagaTAGAAAAGTTTTCTATAAAATATGTTTCGCCATTAATTGTTCATAAAATTCTCGAGGATGTGTCCAAATCTAAGGATAAACTAACTAATAAGGATGAAAATATGTCCATTAAAGTCAGTACTGCTGCGAATGAAATAAAGTCTGTGTATTTGATTGATGAACAAACAATGGAAATGGTTATTAAAATTCCAGACTCCTATCCATTATCCAATGTCTCAGTTGAAGGGCCATTGCGGATAGGAGTTAAAGAAAACCAATGGAAGGCTTGGCTATTAGCGTCACAAAGAATAATTTCACTTACAAATGGttctattattgaatcTATTGAATTGTTCAATAGAAATGTTAATTTACATTTTTCAGGTTTTGAAGATTGTGCAATTTGTTATTCTATTTTACATCAAGATCATTCCTTACCTTCCAAAACTTGCCCTACATGTCTGAATAAATTTCATGCCGCGTGCCTTTATAAGTGGTTCAAGAGCTCGGGTGCGAGTACTTGCCCCTTATGTCGTTCAGCTTTTAACTTCAGAACACCAAAATCGGTTGGTTTAAATGCATGAAAATTCAACCCTATATAGATGAAGAGCCTATATATGATGTAATATAcaaatttgttaatttcTACCTAACCTTGGTTGTCGACCTCGGTAGGTTGTAGAGTTTAAATCGTCCTGTCTTTGAGTTGCGTTCAAATTCCAAGGAGCTCCAGTCATTGAGATATTATGTTTTGTTGTTTTAATTCCTGTATTCCCATTCAAGAAATCTCCCAGGCTATCTTCATccatttcatcttcatctcTTTTATAAATAGGTAACTCTTTATTAGTTTCAAAGTCTCTCCAAGGATACAAAGAACTACCAAACCAGAAATGCTGAACTACAGGAAATTTCCCTAATACCTCTACCTCgaacattttcaataaccCAGAAAGAACTTTCGACCAAAGTGAAACAGACGAATGAATATCGAATATGATTGGAGAATGTTCATTGAATGGTCCCAGCTTTATTTTATGAATAAACGAAATTGCATTTACATATAAGTTTGTTTCTTTGTATCTGTCAAGAACCGGCCTCGTAAGGATCTGTTGTACTGGAGGTATGATCTTGTCTTGGTCCCCATTGAATTGTGCTGCaccaaaaatataaattagatgataatgatcaTCCAATCCCCACACACCATGTGAACCTGCTGGTTCTAAACTATAGACAAGAATTAACCTACGAGTTAAATCGTAATATTTCGCAAAAATGGTCAAAATATCCGATCCTGTCAATTCCTCTAAACTCAATAGcttaaaatcaatcaaaCCCCCAATAAACGCTAAAAACGATAATTCATGGCCTGTACCATAATCCAATCTAATTGCTGACCCAAAAGAGTTTTCAATGTAATACTTCAATTCCTTAATAAACCCATCGAATTCCAGATTGAATGAGGAATTATGTATCTTAATATTatcttttaataaatcattcattTTAGTGTTCATTTTCTCATGCCAATCCCTACATGCTAGATTTCCAAACCTTCTTGGGCCTTTGAGAGGAGGAGTTTCATCAATGTATCTGTTTAATACTTCAAGAATCCTTAAAAGTCCTTCATAATTCGATTCATTAGCTTCTCCCCTAATTGTTTGATTTGATGAATGGCTAATATTGCATTTATCACCCTCTTCCTCTCCCTGCGGCGGTGGTAAATCTAAAGGCCTACTATGTGTTGTATTCGATGGAggtatattatttatttttcgAGTTACTATCGATTTATCCAAAATCCCTGGAGGAAGATCACAACCTTTAACCTTTTCTATGACAACAGATAAGGTATGACGTATTTTGTAGTACGCAATGGAACGCTTAAAATTAGGTATATCAGAAGCATCATATATCCTCTTAGATGGAGTCAGCCAGTGTATATTGTGTGTATTCAGCATTACTACGTatgaaaattgaatatcttAGACATTCGGCAAAGAAATGAACTGTTGCTTCTAAATTGTTATAGAAACAGCATTGCATATTTCATAGTATGCAGGATATTGTGATTGTATAACCACTTATAtggatattgatattatgAATTGCAAGCTTACCTGGAGTATATAAAGCTGAAgtttaatattttagagtatatattttgaagatataaTTGGCTTTTTGTATATTCTGAcgaatataatatttagaaaatttattgatatcttGAATGGTTACTTTAACTCTTGTTCTGGAAAGTGCTAAGGTTTATTTCCATAAGAGAGCTGGAATCTATGTCGCTATCAGTATCACTTATCTGTATTATATCCAAAGCTGTGTATACAGAATTAGCCCTAGTTTCTGACATTCCTCTATTATTTGTTGTTTCGAGCATGGTTTTTGGAGAAGAGCTTCCTTGATCTTGTACTGGAACCAATGATGCACCATCATGAGGCTCAAAAATAGAATGCTGCTTCATTGGAGAAGAATCGGTTGATAGGTgcattttttctttaatacGAAGTCTCTTTGAAGGGCTACTCTGAAGACTTGAAATATCTTGGGCAAGCGAAGGTGCCTTTCGTTTCGGAGAACCCGTCATGTCTTCATTTGATGAAGGTTCTTCATAATGTAAACTTGAATTAAGTAGCTTCTCCAAGTTCAATTTACCGTACTGAATGCTCGTTTTATTGTTCTGAATCTCTTTCTTACCTTCATACCGGTCTTTAACGAATAATGAATCTAGTTTATTAATCTGAGAATCAGTTTCAATAAAAGGATTATCCTCCTTAATGTGCTTGTAACTGGGAAAAAACGATGTTACAAGTGACTGTCCTGGTAACAGAGTATGCTTTTTAGGGGATGTACTTTTCGCTCTTGTCGATCCCATTGTTTTCAGAGGAGAACCTTGAGTCTTAATATTcgtattattattttccttACTGAATTCGTTTGTTCCATGCTGATGACTAGCCAATCCCAAAGTATCTAGAGTTGTTCTTTGTATGGTCTTATATTTTCTTGGTGATCGTTTAATTTTCTCCTTTTCATGTGCTGTGACCGATATTTCATAATCTTGAACCATTTCTGAATTAATTAACTCGACTAGGTTTCTTGGAAGCCATAAACTTTCTAATTTGTCTTTAGGAGGCagcaatttttcatttttatttttattttcattttctgaAAACATTTTTGGTAAATCATTCAGGTTAAATAAGACGTCTTTTATTCTTTCAGGTTCAAACTTAAGCAtaagaaattcaatatGATTAAAGGATTTCTTGTTAGTAATCTTAATCATTTCACGAAGAATAGGCACTTCACTGAGCCACGATATAAGCTTCGTAATGATgcttttaatattatatctatACCCATCAGGAATCATGTATTTCGATCGTCGTCCACAAAAGTTCTGTGAATTCTTGCTTgtacaatttattatccTAGCATTTCCTAATTTATCAGTCAGCATAGATAGTACCAGAGAcccaatatttttatcttctaaCATATCATTAAACCTTGAAACACTTTCAATCCAGGTTTTTGGTTCACTGGCATGCATAAAACAACTTTCCGGAACAgtcaaatcattatttatcGCGTTTAACTCACTAAAGCTTAAAGTATGCGGCacaaatttaaataatcgGGGACTCACTATGGGAAATAGGTAAAGTAGTGtgaaatattcatctaTAAAGAGAGATGATGGAAACTTAATATCCATATCAAATATGTCTCTTGACCTTGAATTTATGCATTGATTTAAAAGATTTGTAAATCCTTCTAATTCCATTCTTCTTATACGTGCACCTTTTATCAGAGCAAATGGATCAAAAGCATTCAAACAAGCTCGATCAATAAAACAGTCTACCAATAATTTGGCGAAATCTGGCAATGGCTCATAAAACTTGATTTCCCCTTTCTTTTTAATCTTCCTTGGAGATAAATGATAAAACGTAGCAAATTTCGTTCCGCATAAAGCTATCTTGGTTGCCCTTGTTATGccaatattattcattccGTTGGAGTAATCACCTCCTCGTAAAGTCGCAACTAAAATTAACCTTTGGTAGTCTAAACCAGTTTCCTTTGCAACCTTGGTCATATCTACTGGTGTAACATAATAATCTTTTACAGCATTTGAAGTGCTTGAGACGGAAAGGTCCTGCTCAGATCTACTGAAATTCCTCAAGACTTTTGTTGCACCGAAGACAAAAACATCAGTATCCTTGGTCAAaacaaaatcaacaacACCGAATTTTTGTAGCATCGCACATTCTGCCTCTGCTTCACCTGGTGattgaataaaatcaattttattcactctaaaaatttcaatcaatctatttattaatgGAGTACAGAGTGAGTCTTCAATGTagttttcatttttaaatgaaatttttttaaaccCGTTCAATTGATCATCGTAAGATATACAATGATACACGTCTTCGTTATGCCTTAATTTTTGTGGTTTATATCTCCCGTCAAAAACCACGACATATGAAACACTAAGCAGGGTCAAATACATCAATTTTGACATTATATTTCTAActtgaatatcattttcaacttcagCGCCTTGTAAATTACTATGATTTGATTGGAATATAAACATGTACGCATCGATAGCTATCCTAGGGGTTCTTCcgtatttatttataaattcaGATACAAATATAGGAAATGGTATCCTGGGATCAAATCCTGGAGCTAGAATTGACCATAAATCAGTGATCCCCATGTATCATGTCTTAAATATTCTCGAGTgatatttaaatcaattgttaATAAATGATCTTCtatatatcaaaatatatcaGAATTCCTAATCAGTAGATTTCAatgttcttcaattgatgTGCgaaaattagaaattacAAGAAACTAAACTATTGAATAATTGAGTTCTTGTTTTGATTAGGAACTACGACATAAAAGGATTCTCATATAATGAGCGAATCTTCTTCACAGAAATTTCATGCTGGTCAGCTTCTATGTGGGGGATTCCAAGGAACGAATGTTACGGCTCAAGCATATCACTTGATTGTTCAACATCATGTCTCAGCGATGATACTCTCGAAGAAAAATGCTGTGTCTGTAAAGCAAAtgacaaaattaataagaGACTTGCAGTACATTGCGTACACTCAGGctaattataaatatccacttttatttgcaattgatgaagaggGTGGTATGATGAACTCATTGTTTGATCCGAACTTCCTAAACCAATTCCCCGGTGCAATGGCTATGGCAGCAACAGGTGACGCTGATTTAGTTTACAAAATCCTGAAGGCGATAGCTATTGAATTAAAACATATTGGATTCCTGATAATTTTGGGACCTGTGTTGGATGTAGTGACAAAACTATCTCATCAATTAGTTGGGGTAAGAAGTTTCGGTACCACCGTTGAGGATGTCACTAAATATGGTAAGGCTTGTGCTAGGGGCTTGAAAGATGGAGGTTTGATCACTGTTGGCAAGCATTTTCCAGGAATCGGAAATGCGAGTGTTGAttctttattagaattaccTATGATGGCAGACTCATTGGACCAAATTAAACATTTTAACAGTGTTCCCTTTgctgaattaattaaagaGAAGTTACTAGATGGTATCAGTGCTGCAGGTTGTGGGGTTCCCACTATAAGTCCCGATGAAACACATGCTTGTTTGTCGCCAATTGTAATAAACCAATTATTGAGACAAGACTTGGGATTTGACGGTATGGTAATAAGTGAATGTTTGGAAATGGATGCGCTATACCATTCAATTGGACTTGGTCAAGGTGTTATCTTAGCTCTCTATGCTGGATGTGATTTAGTGATGGTCTGTCATGATAAAACTTTACAAGATGAAGCGGTCGAATCGATAGATAAAGCGTTAGCCAATGGTAAccttgatgatgaaattatatcatcatGCTTGAGAAGAATTGAGAAACtccaaaaaaaattacCTAGCTGGAATGAGTTGTTTCCAAGGGGAGAAGACTCTGctaaagaagatgaattgcCATTGTTTAAGGACAAATATCATGAAATGTGGAAACAGCATCAATCTTTATCCCAAATGGCATAtagaaaatcaattacCTTGGTTAGAGACTATACGGGCACTTTACCAATTAcaaaaatctttgaaagCTTACCACAGTCTTCAATTGCAGAAGATAATACgaataatattttgcttTTAACTCCTTTGTTAAACCCTATATATCCTAGAAGTCATGGTGAGAATGGTGAGCCACAATTGTATACGGGGGAAGaagtatttcaaaaattcgGTGATTTTCTATCTAGTCattccaaaaatttaaagtCTAAAAATCCTTATAGCGTGCTACACACAACATATACAGCGAATGGTCTTACTGCATTGCATGAATCcttgattgaaaattcaaaagcTGTTATTGTGTTAACATCAGAAGCGTCTCGAAATATGTATCAAATTGGGAttgttaaatatatttctatattatGTGGTGCGAATCCTTCGTCTTTCAACAATACCGCCTCGTCTCATTCTCAGTTGGCAAAACCATTGATAATTGTTGCTACTCTGTCACCGTATGACTTCTTTTATAACAAAAGTATCGGAAGTGCATATTTATGTTGTTATGattatacaaataatgttttgaaagaattggcTGGTGTATTAATGGGTGATATCCAAGCAGAAGGCTGTATTCCTggagaaaagaaatttgtTGGAAAACTGAGAAAAAGAAAGTCAATTGATTCACAAAATACTGGAGAAAAGCATAACCAACTAAAAGAACGAAGAAGTTCTCAACCTAAGCGTAGATGGTTAGTggatgaatttgatttgaaaCGTGACTGGGCTGGTTTGATTAATATATGGAAGAGTAATACTGATTCAAGTTCAAACGTTGACGACCTTACTGTCAATgtatcaaataatcaatctGGAGAAATAACGTACCAAGATGAATCCTTTTACAAAAAAATGTATCAGTTGCTATCTACTACCGCTAATACTCAGAAACATTTTGTAATTAGAAATTCATCCTTAAATATTCTATACGGTTTTGTTTTAACATGGGTTGATGATAGCCAAGGAGTTCCTTTGGATGGCGATCTAACTAAGCTggataatattcaaaaaaagACTGGCTCAATCATGTATTTATTGGTGGATAAATCAAAACGATTACAGAGTATCGGAAAGAATTTGCATGCTAGAGCGATAAGATATTTAACGAAAGAACAAAAATGCACCAGCCTCACATTAGGTTGCTCGTTTCCGTTATTAGTCTTGCCaaaaaattctaatttattaacaaATAATAAGGTAGTCTCATTTATGAATAACGTTGGGTGGGACGTGTCTAACGATTATTCTAAGAAACATATTATGGTGTTGTACGATTTGAACAATTGGCTGGTTCCCAAGAAAATTTTTAGAGAGTTGACAATAGTGGGTGTAAGATTTGATGTTTGTACTGATCCacaaaaattgatgaatttaataCATAGCAGTATCCTGCAACATGATAAActggtgaaaaattctatAAGGCTGGGAACACGCATGAGGGAAGACAAAGATAACACGAAGGAAGTATATATAGAGgcaattaaatatttgactAACAGCCCGTCATATGGagtgaaaataattattgCTTTAGAGCCAACCaaccaaaatattattggaaGTATAATATTGTTTACCAATAAGTCACAAATGTCTAAATTTTATCCGTTCTTAGAAGAATGCTTGAAAGATTCGAAGACACTAGAAAACCTGAACCTGCAAGATCCATTAATTGGAGGTATAATGGCTCCAGTTATAGATCCGTCTTACTCGAATTTGAcagaaattattaattttgggCTTATATGTAGTGCAATAACGTTCGCAAAAACTGgatttaatgataatgatcaaaatcaaatgaataAATGTGTTATGATGGGTATAAACGATGATAATTTGGGAAATATCAGTGGGATCAAAGAAATAGGCTTTGAGGAGTGGAAATATTTCTATGATTTTTACGACGCTAAAaatgatgttgaaaa harbors:
- a CDS encoding DEHA2E18502p (similar to CA5913|CaRRD1 Candida albicans), producing the protein MSNTHNIHWSTPSKRIYDASDIPNFKRSIAYYKIRHTLSVVIEKVKGCDLPPGILDKSIVTRKINNIPPSNTTHSRPLDLPPPQGEEEGDKCNISHSSNQTIRGEANESNYEGLLRILEVLNRYIDETPPLKGPRRFGNLACRDWHEKMNTKMNDLLKDNIKIHNSSFNSEFDGFIKELKYYIENSFGSAIRLDYGTGHELSFLAFIGGLIDFKLLSLEELTGSDILTIFAKYYDLTRRLILVYSLEPAGSHGVWGLDDHYHLIYIFGAAQFNGDQDKIIPPVQQILTRPVLDRYKETNLYVNAISFIHKIKSGPFNEHSPIIFDIHSSVSLWSKVLSGLLKMFEVEVLGKFPVVQHFWFGSSLYPWRDFETNKELPIYKRDEDEMDEDSSGDFLNGNTGIKTTKHNISMTGAPWNLNATQRQDDLNSTTYRGRQPRLGRN
- a CDS encoding DEHA2E18524p (similar to CA0176|IPF11388 Candida albicans), whose amino-acid sequence is MGITDLWSILAPGFDPRIPFPIFVSEFINKYGRTPRIAIDAYMFIFQSNHSNLQGAEVENDIQVRNIMSKLMYLTSLSVSYVVVFDGRYKPQKLRHNEDVYHCISYDDQLNGFKKISFKNENYIEDSLCTPLINRLIEIFRVNKIDFIQSPGEAEAECAMLQKFGVVDFVLTKDTDVFVFGATKVLRNFSRSEQDLSVSSTSNAVKDYYVTPVDMTKVAKETGLDYQRLILVATLRGGDYSNGMNNIGITRATKIALCGTKFATFYHLSPRKIKKKGEIKFYEPLPDFAKLLVDCFIDRACLNAFDPFASIKGARIRRMELEGFTNLLNQCINSRSRDIFDMDIKFPSSLFIDEYFTLLYLFPIVSPRLFKFVPHTLSFSELNAINNDLTVPESCFMHASEPKTWIESVSRFNDMLEDKNIGSSVLSMSTDKLGNARIINCTSKNSQNFCGRRSKYMIPDGYRYNIKSIITKLISWLSEVPILREMIKITNKKSFNHIEFLMLKFEPERIKDVLFNSNDLPKMFSENENKNKNEKLSPPKDKLESLWLPRNLVELINSEMVQDYEISVTAHEKEKIKRSPRKYKTIQRTTLDTLGLASHQHGTNEFSKENNNTNIKTQGSPSKTMGSTRAKSTSPKKHTSLPGQSLVTSFFPSYKHIKEDNPFIETDSQINKLDSLFVKDRYEGKKEIQNNKTSIQYGKLNLEKLLNSSLHYEEPSSNEDMTGSPKRKAPSLAQDISSLQSSPSKRLRIKEKMHLSTDSSPMKQHSIFEPHDGASLVPVQDQGSSSPKTMLETTNNRGMSETRANSVYTALDIIQISDTDSDIDSSSLMEINLSTFQNKS
- a CDS encoding DEHA2E18480p (similar to CA1532|IPF9507 Candida albicans), with the protein product MFSVENSLNDGTSGGDLGYNGFPVSLNYFTALPDPTILHNPNITIIFKSLLKKDSITKEKSLNDFIQVLDDYDNESVVVDELLILSWIQLYAKLAIDNSRSVRILSHQTQSKLLGIVGGKAFSKYLVSSIPIWLQGLYDNDKLVSSSTYKTLLHSFQDNKERVDSKIWVTFYEPIINYIVTVVNLENHKSLSDQRYTKETDLFAKYERVLNGSVMMLNKVITLINDEEIKVNKGDKELEQIEELLNSDILWDYLGTSISTDTLNLPLFKSLLILIRYIFGIVSKDGINEPNVIIKNLNNAKALYKLVSRKFIKHIKLKPSKKGSNNDILYSNIILQFWDSMISLTGFSLLSPQQRKTLKIKKNFWELGGNKSRSRLLDYLKLGSCSSNPIYYVVIGQFFQTLSSVSGIDNSEEFIHLNSLDDARLIINDILCSQLKTLTNFEYKERCFSCILRVYEIFKQNISETDSNEVLSILRIVLYQVLDIGSYRGARNETVNKFQGLFTFFGDFLNKNFSVDSIELLLRDINSQVSVLVTSEDHQELLLDNFEFKSPTVDIITNYFNILIYLAKFNDSANNLMDVLIGDICKSVEEETIMSEPNIAFHIIVLFIKSCRDKPDRIGSNVKSLITNIPSFIEPQFVETPLKVLSAFLDSGCNTKDGIDLKELISDYFIKTSVSDESKIPLLLTAVCKSKDFDQFNVKADFADIYQYLLELSRKDNISEGEAAIVFGYSNDQVIFKNLINTSNTNDEQGLKFIDYFLKYSTADNLNQENEKLDFYGNLFLICWKNIDKPIYQDFLTVFAKKVSSTLFIETVYQFTSQSSVETDFSSAAKYLLNLSESPKNVFKLLPLKNYFKVVADAVEYINIDLLAITNPLEQNIFLAKGNSKDDLHLDSSLITIGKFLVEFSDYLDSNESNEMAIDILVTSGIIAEYIHDYFFLQNDDNRLIVLDDQISSIRTDLLAIFKNNIKGISLSSLVPIINDDQSKNYDNDLCLATFNRLNKETSKGSGLTNFSIYSARLMKIYLDKLVELETFQSFEADIIINFNRLLSSPLKLSVVLLSFSKFFFKSNKFDRIRNYLAAEILGVKSDTQILDDGLKWLTLVINFFNADLNELERCEVIPSHRLALILNQLSKWLESDISYNESFITVRCQIARFLNGLLHGNNENLPDRFWGLAIHLCLDNLGIAQTEPKHLELQYFTLKLFISLNKAQKYHNDDWNENKDSLHEEILDLIANHSNHLSDLNFNNQPVHLCHELLKRICKDYKFSNGLLNDKLTDLYALLSNSRFIGLQRMGASLLHEVILTNQQDFVVEYQLQKSNLGGSDNLEDGTDQFKAEIPKGLIESIQSIDDVFSDSFEFDTSYRVSRALWSWYLIFDHFKDITYSIRSEYVSQLKTGGYIDKLLSLIFEVVDVANTNGILKKLHTSEDSNSKIKPNDNLIQSYDLSSGIVGEAFKFEMKFLLLHLYYLSFQYLGSYVQAWFNGIRDRQLKQKIEKFSIKYVSPLIVHKILEDVSKSKDKLTNKDENMSIKVSTAANEIKSVYLIDEQTMEMVIKIPDSYPLSNVSVEGPLRIGVKENQWKAWLLASQRIISLTNGSIIESIELFNRNVNLHFSGFEDCAICYSILHQDHSLPSKTCPTCSNKFHAACLYKWFKSSGASTCPLCRSAFNFRTPKSVGLNA
- a CDS encoding DEHA2E18546p (similar to CA5858|IPF380 Candida albicans), which gives rise to MSESSSQKFHAGQLLCGGFQGTNVTAQAYHLIVQHHVSAMILSKKNAVSVKQMTKLIRDLQYIAYTQANYKYPLLFAIDEEGGMMNSLFDPNFLNQFPGAMAMAATGDADLVYKISKAIAIELKHIGFSIILGPVLDVVTKLSHQLVGVRSFGTTVEDVTKYGKACARGLKDGGLITVGKHFPGIGNASVDSLLELPMMADSLDQIKHFNSVPFAELIKEKLLDGISAAGCGVPTISPDETHACLSPIVINQLLRQDLGFDGMVISECLEMDALYHSIGLGQGVILALYAGCDLVMVCHDKTLQDEAVESIDKALANGNLDDEIISSCLRRIEKLQKKLPSWNELFPRGEDSAKEDELPLFKDKYHEMWKQHQSLSQMAYRKSITLVRDYTGTLPITKIFESLPQSSIAEDNTNNILLLTPLLNPIYPRSHGENGEPQLYTGEEVFQKFGDFLSSHSKNLKSKNPYSVLHTTYTANGLTALHESLIENSKAVIVLTSEASRNMYQIGIVKYISILCGANPSSFNNTASSHSQLAKPLIIVATSSPYDFFYNKSIGSAYLCCYDYTNNVLKELAGVLMGDIQAEGCIPGEKKFVGKSRKRKSIDSQNTGEKHNQLKERRSSQPKRRWLVDEFDLKRDWAGLINIWKSNTDSSSNVDDLTVNVSNNQSGEITYQDESFYKKMYQLLSTTANTQKHFVIRNSSLNILYGFVLTWVDDSQGVPLDGDLTKSDNIQKKTGSIMYLLVDKSKRLQSIGKNLHARAIRYLTKEQKCTSLTLGCSFPLLVLPKNSNLLTNNKVVSFMNNVGWDVSNDYSKKHIMVLYDLNNWSVPKKIFRELTIVGVRFDVCTDPQKLMNLIHSSISQHDKSVKNSIRSGTRMREDKDNTKEVYIEAIKYLTNSPSYGVKIIIALEPTNQNIIGSIILFTNKSQMSKFYPFLEECLKDSKTLENSNSQDPLIGGIMAPVIDPSYSNLTEIINFGLICSAITFAKTGFNDNDQNQMNKCVMMGINDDNLGNISGIKEIGFEEWKYFYDFYDAKNDVEKSFLGE